In a genomic window of Syntrophorhabdaceae bacterium:
- a CDS encoding DUF488 domain-containing protein, whose amino-acid sequence MKKNTIYTIGHSTHTIDQFIKILQVHKIGLVADVRTIPRSRHNPQFNENQLRLDLEQHDIEYLHLVGLGGLRHTTKASVNTGWTNLSFRGFADYMQTLEFQKGIELLIETSKLKRTAIMCAEAVPWRCHRSLIGDALMVRDIEVQHIMSEKITKPHKITLRAKVNGVIITYPETAQ is encoded by the coding sequence ATGAAGAAGAACACAATTTATACGATTGGTCACTCAACACATACGATAGATCAGTTTATTAAAATCCTTCAAGTACATAAGATCGGCTTAGTAGCTGACGTACGTACGATCCCCAGATCCCGACATAACCCGCAATTTAATGAAAATCAATTGAGACTCGATTTAGAACAGCATGATATTGAATATCTCCACCTGGTAGGGCTTGGAGGATTGCGTCATACGACAAAGGCATCCGTTAATACCGGCTGGACAAATTTATCATTTCGCGGTTTTGCCGATTATATGCAGACCCTGGAATTTCAAAAGGGCATTGAATTACTCATCGAAACCTCCAAATTGAAACGAACGGCAATTATGTGTGCGGAAGCTGTTCCTTGGCGATGTCACAGGTCGCTTATAGGGGATGCTTTAATGGTTCGCGACATAGAGGTACAACACATTATGAGCGAGAAGATCACCAAACCGCACAAAATAACTCTCCGGGCAAAAGTGAACGGGGTCATTATTACCTATCCTGAGACCGCTCAATAA